The Delphinus delphis chromosome 2, mDelDel1.2, whole genome shotgun sequence genome contains a region encoding:
- the CTXN2 gene encoding cortexin-2: MSSTNCGNSSAKMSVNEVSAFSLTLEQKTGFAFVGILCIFLGLLIIRCFKILLDPYSSMPSSTWEGEIEEFDKGTFEYALA, translated from the coding sequence ATGAGTAGTACCAACTGTGGCAACTCTTCAGCTAAGATGAGTGTCAACGAAGTGTCAGCTTTCTCGTTGACTCTGGAGCAAAAAACTGGCTTCGCTTTTGTTGggattttgtgtatcttcttgggACTTCTTATCATCAGATGCTTCAAAATCCTGTTAGACCCATATAGTAGCATGCCTTCCTCTACATGGGAAGGTGAAATTGAAGAGTTTGATAAAGGGACATTTGAATATGCACTTGCCTGA